From Micromonospora sp. NBC_01699, a single genomic window includes:
- a CDS encoding IS3 family transposase has translation MFAYIDAWYNTRRIQKELGYLSPDEYETAWHTHQNDLLEPDITTPLHQPAAGNHRSIKAGELTPDEAHAHAVIQPPPHARCVGTYPPVVRRSGRVTAAGPQRSRSAVVLIRIRIRQALPRSRRRSSFAAEVIVNPGPVGWSSPGSVRRWCR, from the coding sequence ATCTTCGCCTACATCGACGCCTGGTACAACACCCGCCGCATCCAGAAGGAGCTGGGCTACCTCAGCCCCGACGAGTACGAGACCGCCTGGCACACCCACCAGAACGACCTGTTAGAGCCAGACATCACCACACCCCTGCACCAGCCGGCAGCAGGTAACCACCGCTCCATCAAAGCGGGGGAACTCACACCGGATGAGGCACACGCTCATGCCGTGATCCAACCACCACCGCATGCAAGGTGTGTCGGCACGTATCCTCCGGTCGTTCGGAGGTCAGGGCGCGTCACCGCCGCAGGTCCGCAACGCTCCCGATCCGCAGTAGTCCTTATCCGTATCCGTATCCGGCAAGCGTTGCCACGGTCTCGCCGCCGTAGCTCCTTCGCCGCGGAGGTGATCGTCAATCCTGGTCCGGTCGGATGGAGCAGTCCAGGATCCGTCCGTCGCTGGTGCCGATGA
- a CDS encoding DDE-type integrase/transposase/recombinase produces the protein MAGRVCDVLSRRIVGWKTSDRCDTDLILAALEYGIWSRDVRDGQLIHHSDRGSNYTSFRFAERLQDNGILPSMGSVGDSYDNALMENF, from the coding sequence CTGGCTGGCCGCGTCTGTGACGTCCTCTCCCGCCGGATCGTCGGGTGGAAGACCTCCGACCGTTGCGACACGGACCTGATCCTCGCCGCCCTCGAATACGGCATCTGGTCACGCGATGTCCGTGACGGCCAGTTGATCCATCACAGCGACAGGGGCTCGAACTACACGTCGTTCCGCTTCGCGGAACGCTTGCAAGACAACGGGATCCTGCCGTCGATGGGCTCCGTTGGCGACTCGTACGACAACGCCTTGATGGAGAATTTCTGA
- a CDS encoding IS3 family transposase: protein MHLLRLGQAGRAALRAGLGRPGAAVEHSRDLGVTSGHTYGADRVHRQLRRDGIRVGRKRVERLMADQGWQGAFLRRGWRGGSTRQDPMATPAPDLVNRDFTATGPNRLWVADATRIPCGKGVFWLAASVTSSPAGSSGGRPPTVATRT, encoded by the coding sequence ATCCACCTACTACGCCTCGGTCAGGCAGGCAGAGCAGCCCTGCGAGCGGGACTTGGTCGACCTGGGGCTGCTGTCGAACATTCACGAGATCTGGGGGTCACCTCCGGGCACACCTACGGCGCGGACCGGGTGCACCGGCAGTTACGCCGTGACGGCATCCGCGTAGGCCGCAAGCGGGTCGAGCGGTTGATGGCCGACCAGGGCTGGCAGGGTGCGTTCCTGCGTCGTGGCTGGCGCGGCGGCTCGACCCGACAGGACCCGATGGCGACGCCGGCACCGGACCTGGTCAACCGCGACTTCACCGCGACCGGGCCGAACCGGCTCTGGGTCGCCGACGCCACCCGGATTCCGTGCGGTAAGGGTGTGTTCTGGCTGGCCGCGTCTGTGACGTCCTCTCCCGCCGGATCGTCGGGTGGAAGACCTCCGACCGTTGCGACACGGACCTGA
- a CDS encoding transposase, whose protein sequence is MAAPKKYPDELRARAVRLYRESDPKPVIRRLAEQLGVHHEALRNWIRQAEADTDERHDRPSSDMLAENRRLLKENAEPRRANQILKAASAYFAAELDPTRRRS, encoded by the coding sequence GTGGCAGCACCGAAGAAGTACCCCGATGAGCTACGAGCGCGTGCTGTGCGTTTGTACCGCGAGTCGGACCCGAAGCCGGTGATCCGGCGCCTGGCCGAGCAGCTTGGCGTGCATCACGAGGCGTTACGGAACTGGATCCGGCAGGCCGAAGCGGACACGGACGAGCGTCATGACCGGCCGAGCAGCGACATGCTGGCGGAGAACCGGCGGCTGTTGAAAGAGAACGCGGAGCCGCGTCGGGCGAATCAGATCCTGAAGGCGGCGAGCGCGTATTTCGCGGCGGAGCTCGACCCGACCCGGCGACGGTCATGA
- a CDS encoding carboxypeptidase regulatory-like domain-containing protein, with product MDTTAVRGKFIQAATFRVEQKHSWTCSPKSNAKLWLTGAISSGTTWNRQPTWDGSVTAQTAANRKNGAVHGCAGPGTIEFNVTSMVARAAGGNWAHMTVGLRAVDEGTLNQWKRFNHSSPKLAITYNTKPNAPSDRLSDGKACATGAARPYVLTQTPILAVKQSDPDSSQQSLTTWFYWWPLGGTRNETDKVSQASGNPSAVSKQIPTGKLADGGTYVWQSVTYDGTHYGDWSGTCEFTVDATPPPTPGGISSAQYSNDGTPAGGVGLPGVFAIAPPSVRPHEVKEYAWTLDSGVLGGAATVPARTTDFGASLTIEPRHDGLNTLRVWSKDHAGRFSASPVTYTFSVRAGAGAAAHWNFDEASGAATDVAGHGNSGTLSASATRVAGRAGVGSAVSLNGSTGSVVTAGSVQYPHPDTGVLTSMRTDSSFTVAAWVRLTSTSGVAGQRTVVAAGGSRVFAYALGYSGPDNRWRFAMAGADADSPPLFSVLSDAAPTAGKWTHIAGVYEVSTKRLTLYVNGVAQAASATLVGGFNATGAVSVGMRKWNGNDDGFLSGQIDEVRVYNFVETPAKLAELAVPLQPVITILNGSNATTGGQLSVTFNAGGDTNVTKFRWSADSTLLGNEVAASAPGGTATVSVPVGAIIGERPLYAVAVDDGNRVSGMAQGKFVVKPVVSLSGVVIDVTTFEPVAGATVRLEPGGLQVVTGSDGGYTFSGFASGTYTVSGNKGGRCGLSGSMQLPVVEQAVWWDLYLFPYSDDSGYTCLEQTSAFAAANDSVVGLSGDNAVTEIGLPFAFPFYGQAYRSAWVDTNGLLSFTDPGGSHPYTGGLLPTPAEPNAVVAPFWDDLVVDGSASVRTATTGSGTNERFVVEWRNVHRKASTAQRVSFEVILAPDGTVTTNYDGLDGAVEQGSQAAVGIEAPAGADGLRYSTTEAVLASGRSIVFEHPETDTPLALHDLSGTLVNAAGTAVVGATVTLDPSGLSTTTGAGGAWAFDDLVADSYAVSVVVDTRCLTSARTQVELNADLVRNLQLGPDYGGLGYACQVGTGGFVAASTVVPLTGDDNTNTLSLPFPVKFHGGSYSSGTVHTNGLVSFGPEPGVETWANPGLPNPAAPNAVVAPFWDDLEVDASASVRTQLNGTVPNRSFVVEWRNVLIRPVLDRVTFEVIFHEDGRIAYHYGSMVTPSQYGGAATIGLENGSGTVAAQFSYHEAALTPNSSITYTPAAVGTISGTLTTAVTSAPVVGATVTMESGGATATTGADGGYQFTGVRVGEYTLTAATGDNRCAGQAAKQVVNHAGGTSDVDLSVMVDGDEFGYKCETGTQAFIPGTITEDWTGDDVTWAKNPPFPIKLYGESYTTAWIGDNGVIMFRDPAYTGWIGYAAKPIPSRPAEGEPNAAVYALWDDWAVDASARIATKVSGTAPNRQWVVEWRNVHRSGQPNVRATFEAIFEENGTITLAYADIDPANLIERGGTGTVGIENASGTIGFQYLHRETQLASGKSITFRPNPPGLGSVSGTVTCQGTPVAGATVKAAGLTTTTAANGSYQIQNVPAGTYAVIATIGSGTCRGSQVQQVTIGTNTQAVATFPATTTPTGAGYTITEQPGTFTPVAGIALPLTGDDTYTPVTLPFPVTHYGQTYSTGWVDSNGILTFVDPGEPSPDAWPIPSVDSPEEPNAAVYPFWHDWVIDANASVRTETRGTAPNRQYVVEWRNVHSFEDPTTRVTFQAVLDEAGGYTFAYTDIDGTYLEQGGGATIGIENADGTRALQYTHRQPVLRPGTGLRITPLTP from the coding sequence ATGGACACGACCGCGGTGCGGGGCAAGTTCATTCAGGCGGCGACGTTCCGGGTGGAGCAGAAGCATTCGTGGACGTGTAGCCCGAAGTCGAACGCGAAGTTGTGGTTGACCGGGGCGATCTCGTCGGGCACGACGTGGAACAGGCAGCCGACCTGGGACGGCAGCGTCACCGCGCAGACCGCGGCGAACCGGAAGAACGGTGCGGTGCACGGTTGCGCGGGGCCGGGCACCATCGAGTTCAACGTGACGTCGATGGTGGCGAGGGCGGCGGGCGGTAACTGGGCGCACATGACGGTGGGACTGCGGGCGGTCGACGAGGGGACGTTGAACCAGTGGAAGCGGTTCAACCATTCGTCGCCGAAGCTGGCGATCACGTACAACACCAAGCCGAACGCGCCGTCTGATCGGTTGTCCGATGGTAAAGCCTGTGCGACCGGTGCGGCTCGGCCGTACGTGTTGACCCAGACCCCGATCCTGGCGGTGAAGCAGTCGGATCCGGACTCGTCGCAGCAGTCGTTGACGACCTGGTTCTACTGGTGGCCGTTGGGCGGTACCCGTAACGAGACCGACAAGGTGTCGCAGGCGTCGGGTAACCCGTCGGCGGTCTCGAAGCAGATCCCGACCGGGAAGCTGGCCGACGGTGGAACGTACGTGTGGCAGTCGGTCACGTATGACGGTACGCATTACGGAGACTGGTCGGGGACCTGCGAGTTCACGGTCGACGCGACACCGCCGCCGACACCAGGTGGCATATCTTCCGCCCAGTATTCGAACGACGGCACGCCGGCCGGTGGGGTCGGGTTGCCCGGGGTGTTCGCGATCGCGCCGCCGTCGGTCCGTCCGCACGAGGTCAAGGAGTACGCCTGGACGTTGGATTCGGGTGTGTTGGGCGGTGCGGCGACGGTGCCGGCGCGTACGACGGATTTCGGGGCTTCGCTCACGATCGAGCCCCGCCATGATGGGTTGAACACGTTGCGGGTGTGGTCGAAGGACCATGCGGGGCGGTTCTCGGCGTCTCCGGTGACGTACACCTTCTCGGTCCGGGCGGGTGCGGGTGCCGCGGCGCACTGGAACTTTGACGAGGCCAGCGGCGCGGCGACCGACGTCGCCGGTCACGGCAACAGCGGGACCCTTTCGGCCAGCGCGACTCGGGTGGCGGGTCGGGCCGGGGTGGGATCCGCTGTGTCGTTGAATGGTTCGACCGGGTCGGTGGTGACGGCGGGGTCTGTGCAGTATCCGCATCCGGACACCGGTGTGTTGACGTCGATGCGTACTGATTCGAGCTTCACGGTGGCGGCCTGGGTCCGGCTTACGTCGACCAGTGGCGTCGCCGGTCAACGGACCGTTGTGGCGGCCGGCGGGTCGCGCGTGTTCGCCTATGCGCTGGGCTACTCGGGTCCTGACAACCGATGGCGGTTCGCGATGGCCGGCGCCGACGCCGACAGTCCGCCGTTGTTCTCGGTGTTGTCGGACGCTGCGCCGACGGCGGGGAAGTGGACTCACATCGCCGGGGTGTACGAGGTGTCTACGAAGCGGTTGACCCTGTATGTCAACGGCGTTGCGCAGGCAGCCTCCGCGACACTTGTCGGTGGGTTCAACGCCACCGGTGCCGTTTCGGTGGGCATGCGTAAGTGGAACGGCAACGACGACGGCTTTCTCAGCGGGCAGATCGACGAGGTGCGGGTCTACAACTTCGTGGAGACGCCGGCGAAGTTGGCGGAACTGGCCGTGCCTCTGCAACCGGTGATCACTATCCTGAACGGGTCGAACGCGACCACTGGCGGGCAGTTGTCGGTGACGTTCAACGCGGGCGGCGACACCAATGTGACGAAGTTCCGGTGGAGTGCCGACAGCACACTCTTGGGCAATGAGGTGGCAGCTTCGGCACCGGGTGGCACCGCGACGGTGTCGGTGCCGGTCGGTGCCATCATCGGCGAACGGCCGCTGTACGCGGTCGCGGTCGATGACGGCAACCGGGTCAGCGGCATGGCGCAGGGCAAATTTGTGGTGAAGCCCGTCGTGAGCCTGTCCGGTGTGGTGATCGACGTGACGACGTTCGAGCCGGTGGCGGGCGCCACGGTCAGGTTGGAACCGGGTGGGCTCCAAGTGGTCACCGGCAGCGACGGAGGATATACGTTCTCTGGTTTTGCGTCGGGCACCTACACGGTCTCGGGTAACAAGGGCGGTCGATGTGGCCTGTCGGGCAGTATGCAGTTGCCCGTTGTCGAGCAGGCTGTGTGGTGGGACCTGTACCTGTTCCCGTACTCGGACGATTCCGGCTACACCTGCCTTGAGCAGACGAGCGCGTTCGCGGCGGCGAACGACTCGGTGGTGGGGTTGTCCGGGGACAACGCGGTAACGGAGATCGGCTTGCCGTTCGCGTTCCCGTTCTATGGCCAGGCGTACCGTTCGGCGTGGGTGGACACCAACGGGTTGTTGTCGTTCACGGATCCGGGTGGTTCGCATCCGTACACCGGTGGGTTGTTGCCGACGCCGGCGGAGCCGAACGCGGTGGTGGCGCCGTTTTGGGATGACCTGGTGGTGGATGGTTCGGCGAGTGTGCGGACGGCGACCACGGGCAGCGGTACGAACGAACGGTTCGTGGTGGAATGGCGCAACGTGCACCGGAAGGCGTCGACGGCGCAGCGGGTGTCTTTCGAGGTGATTCTGGCGCCGGACGGCACGGTCACGACGAACTACGACGGTCTGGACGGTGCCGTCGAGCAGGGTTCGCAGGCGGCGGTTGGAATTGAGGCGCCGGCTGGCGCGGACGGGCTGCGGTATTCGACCACCGAGGCGGTGCTTGCCAGCGGTCGGTCGATCGTGTTCGAGCACCCCGAGACCGACACCCCGCTTGCGCTGCACGACCTGTCCGGAACGCTGGTCAACGCCGCCGGAACGGCCGTGGTCGGGGCGACTGTGACCCTGGACCCGTCCGGGTTGTCGACCACCACCGGCGCGGGCGGAGCGTGGGCTTTCGACGACCTGGTCGCAGACAGTTACGCCGTCTCGGTTGTGGTCGACACGCGGTGCCTGACCAGCGCCCGTACCCAGGTGGAACTGAACGCGGACCTGGTCCGGAACCTGCAACTCGGACCGGATTACGGCGGTCTGGGTTACGCCTGCCAGGTCGGCACCGGCGGATTCGTCGCGGCGTCCACGGTGGTGCCGCTGACCGGTGACGACAACACGAACACCCTGAGCCTGCCGTTCCCGGTGAAGTTCCACGGCGGGTCGTACTCGTCGGGCACGGTGCACACAAACGGGCTGGTCAGCTTCGGTCCGGAGCCGGGCGTGGAAACCTGGGCCAACCCGGGCCTGCCGAATCCGGCGGCGCCGAACGCGGTGGTGGCGCCGTTCTGGGACGATCTGGAGGTCGACGCGTCCGCCAGCGTCCGCACCCAACTTAACGGCACCGTACCGAACCGGTCGTTCGTCGTGGAGTGGCGCAACGTGCTGATCCGTCCCGTACTGGACCGGGTCACCTTCGAGGTGATCTTCCACGAGGATGGGCGGATCGCGTACCACTACGGGTCCATGGTCACCCCGTCGCAGTACGGCGGTGCGGCCACCATCGGCCTGGAGAATGGTTCGGGTACGGTCGCGGCACAGTTCTCGTACCACGAGGCGGCGTTGACGCCCAACTCGTCGATCACGTACACCCCGGCAGCAGTCGGAACAATCAGTGGCACGTTGACCACGGCGGTCACCTCCGCCCCGGTCGTCGGGGCGACGGTGACGATGGAATCCGGCGGGGCGACCGCCACCACCGGGGCCGACGGCGGCTACCAGTTCACCGGTGTCCGGGTGGGGGAGTACACACTGACCGCCGCGACCGGCGACAACCGGTGTGCGGGGCAGGCCGCGAAGCAGGTGGTCAACCACGCCGGTGGCACGTCGGACGTGGACTTGTCGGTGATGGTCGACGGGGACGAGTTCGGCTACAAGTGCGAGACCGGCACGCAGGCGTTCATCCCCGGCACGATTACCGAGGACTGGACCGGTGACGATGTGACCTGGGCGAAGAACCCGCCGTTTCCGATCAAGCTCTACGGGGAGTCGTACACCACGGCCTGGATCGGGGACAACGGTGTGATCATGTTCCGCGACCCGGCCTACACCGGCTGGATCGGCTACGCGGCCAAGCCGATCCCGTCCCGCCCGGCCGAGGGCGAACCCAACGCCGCCGTGTACGCCCTTTGGGATGACTGGGCGGTTGATGCCTCAGCCCGGATCGCTACCAAGGTCAGCGGTACCGCGCCGAACCGGCAGTGGGTGGTCGAGTGGCGCAATGTGCACCGTTCCGGGCAACCCAATGTCCGGGCCACGTTCGAGGCGATTTTCGAGGAGAACGGCACCATCACCCTCGCCTACGCCGACATCGACCCGGCCAACCTCATCGAACGCGGAGGCACCGGCACCGTCGGGATCGAGAACGCCTCCGGCACCATCGGATTCCAGTACCTGCACCGCGAAACCCAACTTGCCTCCGGCAAGAGCATCACCTTCAGACCCAACCCGCCCGGCCTGGGATCCGTCTCCGGCACCGTCACCTGCCAGGGCACCCCGGTCGCAGGGGCGACCGTGAAAGCCGCAGGCCTGACGACCACCACCGCCGCGAACGGCAGCTACCAGATCCAGAACGTGCCCGCCGGCACATACGCGGTGATCGCCACCATCGGCAGCGGCACCTGCAGGGGTTCTCAGGTCCAACAGGTCACCATCGGCACCAATACCCAGGCGGTCGCGACCTTCCCGGCCACGACAACACCGACCGGCGCCGGCTACACCATCACCGAGCAGCCGGGAACATTCACCCCGGTCGCCGGCATCGCGCTACCGCTGACCGGCGACGACACCTACACGCCGGTCACCCTGCCGTTCCCGGTCACCCATTACGGACAGACGTACAGCACCGGGTGGGTGGACAGCAACGGCATTCTCACCTTCGTCGATCCCGGTGAACCCTCACCCGACGCCTGGCCCATCCCGTCGGTCGACAGCCCCGAGGAACCGAACGCCGCCGTCTACCCGTTCTGGCACGACTGGGTCATCGACGCCAACGCCAGCGTCCGGACCGAAACCCGAGGCACCGCGCCGAACCGGCAGTACGTGGTCGAGTGGCGCAACGTGCACTCCTTCGAGGACCCCACCACCCGGGTCACCTTCCAAGCAGTTCTGGACGAGGCGGGCGGCTACACCTTCGCCTACACCGACATCGACGGCACCTACCTCGAACAGGGCGGCGGCGCCACCATCGGCATCGAGAACGCCGACGGCACCCGCGCCCTCCAATACACCCACCGCCAGCCTGTGCTTCGGCCGGGGACGGGTTTGCGCATCACCCCGCTCACGCCCTGA